ATGCTGTAGCATGTAGGCCTTTCCCATCTACTGTATTTTCACATGCTATCAGTTGGTTACTTTGTTGTTCATGGGAAAATAATTAATAGGGTGACATCCCCTGCTTTGTTATCCTTGTAACTTGCTTATTTCTGCTAAGATGCTTGATCCTGGAATGTGTACTATGCATGTCTGGACTGTGACGATGCTCTCTGATAGCATGTTTGATCCAGGCTGTTTCTGCAACCTGAATGAAATCAAGTATGTCTCTCTGATGTGTTCGTAGCTGTATGGTCCATATCATTTCATGGCTTTTTCCTCCAATGTCTGCTCATACCATGCTCAttctctggaaaaaaaaatggtggATTGTATGTACGAATAGTTTCTCAATTTGCATAATGTTTGGAAGGTTCTTTACTTCGCTGCAGGTAGGTGGATCCACACCGCCTTACCATAGAAAATCGCAGGTTTCAGGAGTGAGTGGCCCATGCAACACAACACGTGTCATGCCCCAGAAGCTACAGAGCATACCTTTCCTGATTCTCACATGCCGATAgacacctccagctccagcCGTCCAACCTCCTCTTTCCTCTCTTTCCTCTTCTACCTGCGGTTACTCAGGCGAGTTCACTTGCTTTCAGCTTCTCTCCCAgagcagaggaagaagaagaaaatagagaagGCTGCGGAGAGGTGCAAGAGGTTGTGATCTTGGCCTGCAAGGTGATTGGTCAGGATCTGGGACTTTGGTTGGGCTATTATCTATGCAGGTCCCTGTGGGTTTCCTGGGCAAGCTCTGGAGCTTCGTGTCCTTCCTGCCgttcttcatcctcctcctggtcCTTGGCTCCGTAAAAGGTAACATCAGCAGCAACCAATACACCATAAGCTGCTACAGTTATGCTATGTCCTGTGGATAGTTTATAGCATTTTGCTCAGTGTTTATAGTTGTTATCATTGGTAGTTCAAGACTTCAGGCATAACGCTGATGATATAATTTAGGGATCAAATTACTGTTCTTTTGCAGGTGTCCTAATTGGCCCGGTTGCGGTTGCCATTATTTTCTTTGGAAACTCTGCTGTTATTATTGGTCTGTGGCCTCCACATTTCATCTGGACATATTACTGTGTGCTCAAGTATGGTATCTTCGTTTGCATTTGCAATTTGGCATAAAGTCTTGTAGAAGATGAATATTCTGATAAAACCAAATGTGAAAATAGTGGAGTATTAATTAAGCATTTCTGGTATGCATGATGACTACATTTCTAAGGGTTTTTGATTTTGCAGAACCGAAAGGATCACGCTTGTGTTGAAGATCCTTATCGGAATTTTGTTGCCATTACCACTGCTCCTATTGCCATTACTTGCTATTGTTGGGAGCCTTCTGGGTGGTATAGGCTATGGAGTTTTTGTTCCCTTTATGGCAACCTTTGAGGCTGTTGGCCATGGTGTCACAGACAAGCTGACTCATTGTTTTATGGTATGTATGTGCTGTTTAAGTTCAGATAGGATTCTCCGGTGAAGGTCGTCATGTAATAGTTTAACAAAATCATCTCTCGCTTCAGGATGGAACTGTTAGCACAATATCTGGAGCTTGCACCGTCGTCCGCGATGTTACTGATTTCTGCTTCCACTCGTACTTCTCTTTCATGGATGATCTTATTGAGAAAATGGGGGATGATGAAACTCCTCTTGACATCAAGTATGCTTTGAGTTTTCAGTTTTTTATGTCTCAGTAATTCGAACTAACTATTGGTGCATACTTACATCTTGTTAAGAAATTAATGCTAATTATGCATCTCTATCTAGCCAACGGAATGAACTCTCCACACCTTCATTTTTTCGTATAAAAAATGAACCTCCATAGAACTGCACCCTGATAGGAGTACTTATATCAAATTATACTCGCCCTTTTGTTATTAACATCATTCGGTGTTTCTACGAAGGTTGTTGTATCTACCACGGAGCATACTCGTTGCCTTCATTGCTGTTCCAGTAGATGTATTAGTGATAAGTGGGGTGGCGTTGTGGAAAAGCCCCTGCATGTTGCTGAAGGGATGGCAAAGGTTATGTGAGGACCTAGTTGGAAGGGAAGGGCCATTTCTAGAAATTGTCTGTGTGCCTTTCGCTGGTATGGCCATTATTCTATGGCCACTCGCTGTGCTTGGGGGAGTAATAGCTTCATTTTTCAGCAGCTTCTTTTTCGGTTTTCGTGCTGGACTAATTGCTTATCAGGTCTGCTGTGTCCTTATCAAGCATTTGTATATTCAGAATGCATGACATGAATTGTTACTTAATGTTTCTACAATTATGCGCAGGAGGCTTCTTTCCAAATGGGACTAGCATACATGATTTCAGCGGTAGCATTTTTTGATGAATACACTAATGATTTGCTTTACCTAAGAGAAGGGTCATGTCTTCCAAGGTATGTTTCAACAATTGCTTCCCGCTACATTCAGCAGTTATCTATTGAAATATGTTTACTCATTTGCATGGCATTTTTCTCCATGCATAGAGATTTATTCAATTTGTATTAAACTACTTTCGACAGACAGGCCCAAGTACCGAAAAGCGGATGTTCAGAAGTGTGAGACAGGCCAGAACAAGGAAGAGTACAACGTTATGGCTGAATCTGCAGAGAGGCTACAACTCGGCCACCATAAGTATAGAAGGGCTTTGCAGCGATCAAAGACATTCATGCAAACCATCCAGCGACTTAGACCAGTTCAAGTATAcaaatatctcttcatcatgcATGTCTATGTTTGTGCTCTAGCTAGCGGCTTAAGATTTATCCTTTCACTTTATTTCCTCAGATATGGGATTGGTTCTTCCGATCTTGTGAGCTAAATGGAAGGATATTACTGAGTGAGGGTATGATAACTGCTGAAGATGTGGAGGAATATATTACCAAAGGAAAAGGCAAGAAGTTAAGCATCAAATTGCCTGCTTGGTGCATCCTTCAGTGTCTGATACGATCTGCAAAATCTGATTCGCACGGTTTGCTTATATGTATGACTGCCAACCTAATATATGAGTACCCACCAAAATACTTCACGATTCAATGTATACTattgtatattatttttacCTCCTCATCTTTGTGGTTCATCTGTAGCTGATAATGTCGAAATGACAAACTTCAACTGGCCTAAAGACAAAGTATTGGACTGGATGCTCGGACCACTTCTGGTCATCAAGGAGCAAATGAAGAAGTTAGAGATAACTGAAGACGAGGAGATGTGCCTGAGGAAGCACATCATGACAAACAAAAACGAAAAACCATCCGACTGGGACGATTCTGGTTTTCCATCAGACGACAATATAAAGAGAGGTCAGCTGCAGGCGATAATCAGAAGGTACGAAGGCATGCCCTCAGTACCTACATCTTCGATATACTCAACGTTTAGCAATAATCCCGAAGCAACTCCAAAATAACAAAATCATCGACAGGTTGCAAGGGATCGTGACAAACATGTCCCGAGTTCCGAGCTTCAGGAGACGATTCATCAATCTGGTCAAGGCGTTGTACCTTGAGGCGATCGAGGCGGGAGCTATAGACGGATCGCGGGATGTGCAGTGCAAAGTCAAAGCCGATGTTGCTTCTGAAAAAATTGGGGACAAAGACGCGGCAGATGCTGCAGGTTCATCAGATGACACACTAGGGCACATTGATATAGTGTGATACTGTAGTGTGCACCACAAGATTTTCATAACTCCCGGGCCTTGTTGTTATGGTGCAATATATTTGGCGCACGGATAACTGAGCGCGTAATCATGATCGGATGGATGGCTGTGCTTGTTAGGCCCAGGACGACCTCTCTTTATCTGCTCTGTAGATTCAGAGAAGAAACAGTCATGCTGAAAGTAAATGTGCCTTTGTACTCTTTTCAGTtacaaataaatattgttttagaCATCGAAATATACAAACTCAACACATGAAGAGTAATATATAGTCAAAGTTTGAAAACATTATTAACTGCGTGTAGCCATAACAACATTTTTTAGTGACTACATAGAATAGTTGTTTAGTGTTCACAAATGCAATGTGTTGTTGCTTTTATTGCTTAATCCTCATTTTTACTTGAACGATGTATAAGTTACACGGTTCTTGAGGTGGCGTCTGAGTCGTGCAAGAACCCGAGGTACCGTGTGCGATAGCGGTTTGAATCACCTCTGCAGCTGCTACGCCGATGTTGATCGTCGGATCGTCAAGCGGACGGTTGATATATACCAGGGCTCGAGGAAGCATCATCTGCTCTTAGATGGTTCAGATGCCGAAGCAACTGCAGCCGATCCGCCTCCATCGTATTTTACACTACCCACAAAGGGTTGCAGCTAGGCATGGCGTCTTTGGAGCAATAGAGCTTGAAAGTTGATTTGAACTCCAAACATTCCCTGAGTTTGTCTTGTTTGGTGAACTCCGATTTGGAGGTTACGCCAGTTAATTTGAAAGCTCTTGTTGCCGGGTTAGAAGAAAGGGGTTGCTAGCTGCAAGATTTTCGGTTAGCACATCACTCGGGCACGGTAGAAGGGGCGTGATTAAtggttttgtttgttttagtttgggattttaaaaatagtttttggaTTGTAGATTTAAAAAAGTTCACTTATAAAAGCTGAGGGTTGTTTGACATTCTGGATTCTGCGGAGGGTTGGATGTTTGTTTTGATTGCGTAATGTCCATAATACCTCTAGTTTTTCTGAGTTTACTTTCATTGCTTTCATATTTGACCCTAATTATATGGTAATTGAGTTATGCGGTATGTATGTATTTGTAACTACATGATTTTGGACTTGTTGCAAGGTGAGGAAATACGAACTTTTGGAATAAAAACCATCTAAAGCAGCAAATGAAAACCATCTATTCAATTTTGATTATCTGTGCAATAAAACCCTTTAGATACGACTTTGTTGTCATATATTATTTGATATGTCAATGAAGCCTCTTCACTACTTTCAAACGAATAACATAGCTATTAATTTGAACCAATGAGTATGCTAATTTGAACCAATGAGGATTAAAAATGAAATTCGATAAGGTAATTTGATATTACCTGGACTATTAATGTTCTCTGGAGATAAGTTTCGTACAAAAACAGTAGTTTTCCAAAGGAAAACAAATTCTAGATAAAAAACACATCTAATGTATCATTTAGTAGAAAACATATCTCTTAAACAATAGTATAATGTTTCAATAATAGTTTATCATTCTGTACTTAGGAGTTGAGAAACTTTTTGTTCATGGTACTAATTTCTTATTCGTGTGAGCAAAAGTTCCTGATAATTAGTAGCATTTTATGTCTTGCATGTTCCCCATGGGTAATTCTAAGTAGGAACTTCACTGAACACTGTGCTTGGTTGGGACAACCTACCCCGCAAGCTACTGATGTACTTTGCAAACACAGCTTACTCCATGGAATTCTACTTCCAGACTCTTATCTGCAACTCTTGCTACTTCCGAAACACAATTGTCAATGGCGACCTGCGGTACTTTGTCTGGGATGATACTCCAGGCCTTGATCCACTTGTTCTGGACGAATCACATTTTGAGAACATGGTAAACAACAGTGCCACCTTTGCGAGGAGGTTCGAGGAGGATGCACCAGTGCTGAAGAAGCTGGATGACGAGCTGCTAAACCGGTCTTCGGTCCAGTTAGTTCCGGGCGTATGGTGTCCAAACTTGGGTAAAGAGCAGGGGGGAATTGTCAGGATTGCTGAAAACCGAATGTTCAG
The sequence above is drawn from the Phragmites australis chromosome 10, lpPhrAust1.1, whole genome shotgun sequence genome and encodes:
- the LOC133930402 gene encoding uncharacterized membrane protein At3g27390 — encoded protein: MQVPVGFLGKLWSFVSFLPFFILLLVLGSVKGVLIGPVAVAIIFFGNSAVIIGLWPPHFIWTYYCVLKTERITLVLKILIGILLPLPLLLLPLLAIVGSLLGGIGYGVFVPFMATFEAVGHGVTDKLTHCFMDGTVSTISGACTVVRDVTDFCFHSYFSFMDDLIEKMGDDETPLDIKLLYLPRSILVAFIAVPVDVLVISGVALWKSPCMLLKGWQRLCEDLVGREGPFLEIVCVPFAGMAIILWPLAVLGGVIASFFSSFFFGFRAGLIAYQEASFQMGLAYMISAVAFFDEYTNDLLYLREGSCLPRPKYRKADVQKCETGQNKEEYNVMAESAERLQLGHHKYRRALQRSKTFMQTIQRLRPVQIWDWFFRSCELNGRILLSEGMITAEDVEEYITKGKGKKLSIKLPAWCILQCLIRSAKSDSHGLLISDNVEMTNFNWPKDKVLDWMLGPLLVIKEQMKKLEITEDEEMCLRKHIMTNKNEKPSDWDDSGFPSDDNIKRGQLQAIIRRLQGIVTNMSRVPSFRRRFINLVKALYLEAIEAGAIDGSRDVQCKVKADVASEKIGDKDAADAAGSSDDTLGHIDIV
- the LOC133930172 gene encoding beta-glucuronosyltransferase GlcAT14A-like, producing MEFYFQTLICNSCYFRNTIVNGDLRYFVWDDTPGLDPLVLDESHFENMVNNSATFARRFEEDAPVLKKLDDELLNRSSVQLVPGVWCPNLGKEQGGIVRIAENRMFRHSSLEAVAEKKTGIGSIPIRVMMIVRPQD